Proteins from one Bacillota bacterium genomic window:
- a CDS encoding UvrD-helicase domain-containing protein: MEASGSLVISAAAGSGKTAVLVARFLRLLEEGLEPEEVAAVTFTERAGAELRLRLRQELQSRGDARARRWLERLGEQAWVGTIHSLAARLLRQAPLEAGLVPGFRVLEEDDARILMRAVAARALHETAAADAEAAAVLAELAPERARRWLLDALEQLRREGAAPEEVAERTASTLEARRRLLPGAVARLRQAMERLLRIPREGIAPATRRRLGELEALQPCLEDLGDGLEALAPEAEEVLAKIRSQTGGALARAVQPAMAELRSAVEELQGLVGDLHWRARAPGFLRLLEAVAGAYAREKEAREAVDFDDLIHRARQLLERRAARGERPPFRALLVDEFQDTDGLQWSLFRLLVGWPGQGRLYLVGDPKQSIYRFRGADVGLFAAASGEMEVHGGRRLTLPHNFRSEPRLIAFVNHLFRRLLPDRGEVVFEPSRPGRGRDEAGEESHQAPRVRLTLLEPPPEPVTQQERSRREAELGVDAIRRVVAAGRPLVPDPDLPPGGSPARRPPRYGDFAVLASALDDLLPWQEALRRAGLPFVVGAGRGYFRREEVRDLLQLIRWLRAPGDELALAGLLRSPFFAVSDPGLTWLVRARDRLRQEAEPAATIWTALERGGVLRDPGLSGGDRQGLLEAQRLLGQWLRRLPRRPLSALLEEALVESGYLAALAGFPDRERRFANLERFLVRVAGLERRGLVTPDEVAEELRALLDLDREGEPAPQVEEEDAVHLLTVHAAKGLEFPWVILPRLERSFLGKSDPRPLFRRELGLVVPVEGAQAPRSLYDRLKEEDRRADVEERKRLLYVALTRAREYVWLSAAPSRNGSTPHVSRAPEEMRSWLDWVWWALEPDGGGSLPPERVLEDPESGETVPVRVEQLEAGALPERPEEEAVPGPAAPAAAPAAAPAWSAPPPAPERPEAGLPLPVTALNDWRRCPRLFYYLHVRHWPEPRPAGATPGTAPAGDGVGRTEEAAGLSAGERGSLTHAVLEELPEVDGGRGEAGGPEDADGWLVRRIRRRAALLGYEEERVERSLPRLVAQLRRYLSSPVWSEQLEAARAGRLWRELPLAGEVDGWLLSGRLDRAWLDAEGRLVIVDFKTDRVGPGQGAGAAERYLLQAAAYARLAPPAFQAPLARVELDWLATGERTVLPAGSAGLSRAGEALREALARLAEARTADDYPGEPAACPACTFRAVCPVASR; the protein is encoded by the coding sequence GGAGCTGCAGAGCCGGGGCGACGCGCGTGCGCGCCGCTGGCTGGAACGCCTGGGGGAGCAGGCCTGGGTGGGGACCATCCACAGCCTGGCCGCCCGCCTGCTCCGGCAGGCGCCCCTGGAAGCCGGCCTGGTTCCCGGCTTCCGGGTGCTGGAAGAGGACGATGCGCGCATCCTGATGCGGGCGGTGGCCGCCCGCGCCCTGCACGAGACGGCGGCCGCCGACGCCGAAGCCGCCGCCGTGCTGGCCGAGCTGGCGCCCGAGCGCGCGCGGCGCTGGCTTCTCGATGCGCTGGAGCAGCTCCGCCGCGAGGGCGCAGCCCCGGAGGAGGTGGCGGAGCGGACGGCGAGCACCCTGGAGGCGCGGCGCCGGCTCCTGCCGGGAGCGGTGGCGCGGCTCCGGCAGGCGATGGAGCGGCTGCTGCGGATCCCCCGGGAGGGGATCGCCCCGGCCACACGCCGGCGCCTGGGGGAGCTGGAGGCGCTCCAGCCCTGCCTGGAGGATCTGGGCGATGGGCTCGAGGCGCTGGCGCCCGAGGCGGAGGAGGTGCTGGCGAAGATCCGGTCACAGACCGGCGGTGCCCTGGCCAGGGCGGTCCAACCGGCCATGGCGGAGCTCCGCTCCGCGGTGGAGGAGCTTCAGGGCCTGGTGGGGGATCTCCACTGGCGCGCCCGGGCGCCCGGCTTCCTGCGCCTCCTGGAGGCGGTGGCGGGCGCCTACGCGCGGGAGAAGGAGGCGCGCGAGGCGGTCGACTTCGACGACCTCATCCACCGGGCGCGCCAGCTCCTGGAACGGCGGGCGGCGCGGGGAGAGCGACCGCCCTTCCGCGCCCTCCTGGTGGACGAGTTCCAGGATACCGACGGGCTCCAGTGGTCGCTCTTCCGCCTGCTGGTGGGATGGCCCGGACAGGGCCGGCTCTACCTGGTGGGCGACCCGAAGCAGTCCATCTACCGCTTCCGCGGTGCCGACGTCGGCCTCTTCGCCGCGGCCTCCGGCGAGATGGAGGTCCACGGCGGCCGCCGCCTGACGCTGCCGCACAACTTCCGCAGCGAACCGAGGCTGATCGCCTTCGTCAACCACCTCTTCCGCCGCCTCCTCCCCGACCGGGGCGAGGTCGTCTTCGAGCCCAGCCGGCCGGGCCGGGGCCGCGACGAGGCCGGGGAGGAGTCCCACCAGGCGCCCCGGGTCCGCCTCACCCTCCTGGAGCCGCCGCCCGAGCCGGTGACCCAGCAGGAGCGGAGCCGCCGGGAGGCGGAGCTGGGGGTCGACGCCATCCGCCGGGTGGTCGCGGCGGGCCGGCCGCTGGTGCCCGATCCGGACCTTCCTCCCGGCGGCAGCCCCGCCCGGCGCCCGCCCCGCTACGGCGACTTCGCCGTCCTGGCGAGCGCCCTGGACGACCTCCTCCCCTGGCAGGAGGCGCTCCGCCGGGCCGGCCTCCCCTTCGTGGTCGGAGCCGGCCGCGGCTACTTCCGCCGCGAGGAGGTGCGCGACCTGCTCCAGCTGATCCGCTGGCTGCGCGCGCCCGGCGACGAGCTCGCCCTGGCCGGCCTCCTCCGCTCGCCCTTCTTCGCCGTCAGCGACCCCGGCCTCACCTGGCTGGTCCGCGCCCGCGACCGCCTGCGCCAGGAGGCGGAGCCCGCGGCGACGATCTGGACCGCGTTGGAGCGCGGAGGCGTCCTGCGCGACCCTGGCCTGAGCGGCGGCGACCGCCAGGGCCTGCTCGAGGCCCAGCGGCTTCTCGGGCAGTGGCTCCGCAGGCTCCCCCGGCGCCCGCTCTCGGCCCTGCTGGAGGAGGCGCTGGTGGAGTCGGGGTACCTCGCGGCCCTGGCGGGCTTTCCCGACCGCGAACGGCGCTTCGCCAACCTGGAGAGGTTCCTCGTCCGCGTGGCCGGCCTCGAGCGGCGCGGCCTGGTCACCCCCGACGAGGTGGCCGAGGAGCTGAGAGCCCTGCTCGATCTCGACCGCGAGGGCGAGCCGGCGCCTCAGGTGGAGGAGGAGGACGCCGTCCACCTGCTCACGGTCCACGCGGCCAAGGGCCTCGAGTTCCCCTGGGTGATCCTGCCCCGGCTCGAGCGCTCCTTCCTGGGAAAGAGCGATCCCCGACCGCTCTTCCGGCGGGAGCTGGGCCTGGTGGTGCCGGTGGAGGGCGCCCAGGCCCCGCGCTCGCTCTACGACCGGCTCAAGGAAGAGGACCGGCGGGCCGACGTGGAGGAGCGGAAGCGGCTCCTCTACGTGGCGCTCACCCGCGCCCGCGAGTACGTCTGGCTGAGCGCCGCGCCCTCGCGGAACGGGTCCACGCCCCACGTCTCGCGCGCCCCGGAGGAGATGCGGAGCTGGCTGGACTGGGTCTGGTGGGCGCTGGAGCCGGACGGCGGGGGGTCGCTTCCTCCCGAGCGGGTTCTGGAGGATCCGGAGAGCGGGGAGACCGTCCCCGTCCGGGTGGAGCAGCTGGAGGCCGGTGCCCTGCCGGAGCGGCCGGAGGAAGAGGCGGTACCCGGTCCCGCGGCTCCGGCCGCCGCACCCGCCGCCGCTCCCGCCTGGTCGGCGCCGCCGCCGGCGCCGGAGCGGCCCGAGGCCGGCCTGCCGCTGCCCGTCACCGCTCTCAACGACTGGCGGCGCTGCCCGCGCCTCTTCTACTACCTCCACGTCCGCCACTGGCCCGAGCCCCGGCCGGCCGGGGCGACGCCCGGCACGGCACCGGCCGGTGACGGTGTCGGCCGGACGGAGGAGGCGGCCGGGCTCTCCGCCGGGGAGCGCGGCAGCCTCACCCACGCCGTGTTGGAGGAGCTGCCGGAGGTCGACGGCGGGCGGGGCGAGGCCGGCGGGCCGGAGGATGCGGACGGCTGGCTGGTTCGGCGGATCCGCCGCCGGGCCGCCCTGCTGGGGTACGAGGAGGAGCGGGTCGAGAGGTCGCTTCCTCGACTGGTGGCGCAGCTGCGGCGGTATCTCTCCTCCCCCGTCTGGTCCGAGCAGCTGGAGGCGGCCCGCGCCGGGCGCCTCTGGCGCGAGCTGCCGCTGGCCGGCGAGGTGGACGGCTGGCTGCTCAGCGGGCGCCTCGACCGCGCCTGGCTGGACGCCGAAGGCCGTCTGGTCATCGTCGACTTCAAGACCGATCGGGTCGGTCCTGGCCAGGGCGCCGGCGCGGCCGAGCGCTACCTCCTCCAGGCGGCCGCCTACGCGCGCCTGGCGCCGCCCGCCTTCCAGGCGCCCCTGGCGCGGGTGGAGCTGGACTGGCTGGCGACGGGCGAGCGGACGGTGCTGCCGGCCGGATCGGCCGGGCTCTCCCGGGCCGGGGAGGCGTTGCGGGAGGCGCTGGCCCGGCTGGCCGAGGCGCGCACGGCCGACGACTACCCGGGAGAACCGGCGGCCTGCCCTGCCTGCACCTTCCGCGCCGTCTGCCCGGTGGCCTCCCGGTAG
- a CDS encoding phosphatidylglycerophosphatase A: MRALAEAWLARRGVALGAIAELVFELQKKYVPGLTLEECRESVERVLDKREVQNAIFTGIALDELAERGLLDPPLGDMLRRDDALYGIDEVLALSITNVYGSIGLTNFGFLDKTKPGVIGRIDREDGHVNTFLDDLVAALAAAAAARIAHAARDGDMLPPEPA, encoded by the coding sequence ATGCGGGCGCTGGCCGAGGCCTGGCTGGCACGGCGCGGGGTCGCGCTGGGAGCCATCGCCGAGCTGGTCTTCGAGCTCCAGAAGAAGTATGTCCCCGGTCTCACCCTGGAGGAGTGCCGGGAGAGCGTCGAGCGCGTCCTGGACAAGCGGGAGGTTCAGAATGCCATCTTCACCGGGATCGCCCTGGACGAGCTGGCCGAGCGGGGCCTGCTGGACCCGCCCCTGGGCGACATGCTCCGCCGGGACGACGCCCTCTATGGCATCGACGAGGTGCTGGCGCTCTCCATCACCAATGTCTACGGCTCCATCGGCCTGACCAACTTCGGCTTTCTCGACAAGACCAAGCCGGGCGTGATCGGGCGCATCGACCGTGAGGACGGCCATGTCAACACCTTCCTGGACGACCTGGTCGCCGCGCTGGCGGCCGCGGCCGCAGCCCGCATCGCCCATGCGGCCCGCGACGGCGACATGCTGCCACCCGAACCTGCCTGA